In Kordiimonas pumila, a single genomic region encodes these proteins:
- a CDS encoding BRCT domain-containing protein, with product MGHTVSDNALIAIHRDRNRTKMFRNALGFLQGIVADDKINATELQALHTYMLECADHFDHGDIVDVLDVTEDLVAKAHIDKASQEDLLGVIDCIIEYQTPEDALQLERLEEFLGVCSGLIADDAINQAEAERFQQWLNTNEDIVSEWPACDISRRLNSFLNDGILDKSEAAELLTALKHLVGGSFAETGSTTIGLPIEVTKHLAHDLTFEGKTFCFTGKFFFGKRAECEATTREMGGLPIKDVTKKLDYLVVGSIASPFWLTSHFGTKIKRVMSMREDSFPYLVGEDVWRQSIKL from the coding sequence ATGGGCCATACTGTAAGTGATAATGCCTTAATAGCTATCCATCGTGATCGAAACAGAACAAAAATGTTTCGTAATGCCCTTGGTTTTTTACAAGGCATTGTGGCTGATGATAAAATCAATGCCACAGAGCTCCAAGCATTACACACATATATGCTTGAGTGTGCAGACCATTTTGATCACGGCGATATCGTTGATGTTTTAGACGTCACAGAAGATTTAGTTGCAAAAGCTCACATCGATAAAGCAAGCCAAGAAGACCTTTTAGGTGTCATCGACTGTATTATTGAATACCAAACCCCTGAAGACGCCCTTCAGCTAGAACGACTAGAGGAATTCTTAGGAGTTTGCTCTGGCCTGATCGCCGATGACGCTATCAACCAAGCTGAGGCTGAACGCTTTCAACAATGGCTAAATACCAATGAAGATATTGTAAGTGAATGGCCAGCTTGTGACATTTCACGCCGATTAAACAGTTTTCTGAATGATGGAATACTTGATAAAAGCGAGGCTGCCGAATTACTTACAGCTTTGAAGCATTTAGTGGGTGGAAGTTTTGCAGAAACAGGTTCAACAACCATCGGTCTCCCCATAGAAGTCACCAAACATCTGGCGCACGACCTTACTTTCGAGGGGAAAACATTCTGCTTCACTGGAAAATTCTTTTTCGGGAAAAGAGCTGAATGTGAAGCAACAACAAGAGAAATGGGCGGTTTACCGATCAAAGATGTCACCAAGAAGTTGGACTATCTAGTCGTTGGCTCAATTGCGAGCCCATTCTGGTTAACATCACATTTTGGAACCAAGATTAAACGCGTGATGTCTATGCGAGAGGATAGTTTCCCCTATCTTGTCGGCGAAGATGTATGGCGACAGTCAATAAAGCTTTGA
- a CDS encoding DUF3320 domain-containing protein, with protein MEETATNEQFPVTVKASILEQVNFASQQNDVAVISELVLHNNTDEVLENLTLKLVAEPDIIQEHSWTIDRLHPQSELRIHKRSVHLSASMLQKLTERMTANVSLRLFQGDKRLASFEHKLTVLARNEWGGANYMPELLAAFITPNDPSVDILLKEASEVLRRAGEHHAIEGYQSKSRKRVYTIASAIWSAVAAKRLTYAEPPASFERLGQKLRSPSQIWERGLATCLDTTVLFAAALEQAGLNPLIAFTNGHAFCGLWLQPQSLQALTTDDCVEIRKHIAAKELILFETTLSTHEPPATFRQAVSRGHDKLDEQFEEEFVYALDLKQARHRGISPLPILDGIAQTITNTSNPEPIAFGLDAAPDLPAFDFGIEIESGAEETPETRLDRWRRKLLDLTKRNRLLNLKPTKTAIKLICPSPAVLEDRLAEGDKITVIPLEKITGEQGERDPELFRERTGADYEQEFAARAMERGQIVADLDAKDLEKGMIELYRKSRADIREGGANTLFLAIGVLRWKQSDDEQRSYRAPLLLLPVKLERKSARSQVKIVLHDDEPVFNMTLLEMLRQDFEVSIPMLEGDLPTDESGIDVPLVWEIVRRAVKEIPGFEVREEVVLSTFSFAKYLMWKDLSDRTETLKKSSLVRHLIDNPRDPYERDADFIEPKDLDSKIEPRDLYMPLPADSSQIVAVHASGKNNDFILEGPPGTGKSQTISNIIAHNLALGRKVLFVSEKMAALEVVYNRLKLHGLGDFCLELHSNKTNKKAVIDHLGQSWKSRRLLTTNEWVSETSRLGELRDHLNSVVQEIHRPTASGISPFSAIGRVVRYSDIHRLRLDWDNSLASDPIKTPEALQELEAITGQLALAFSEITSIDADTFHLINNDGWSHAWQGQVVSASHKLGNAASKLIDATQNLQKAFGLPDRSPTEADLNGLVKLTDCLKGAAKADLSLAFNVNIDEELEIAESALAQLNQYREISQSLTHLVNDDLVLEIPAKELFSHWRKSNTAFFGLRHWQQFSIRRNLKKAAGTSKLHPELDLPKLISMQSCRQKTVEMGTRISDTLPWKDLATDTNTLTDRIDLIKKLRVAVSENILDLNSVSQVKHSLKTLFVDGRELLQPGLIIPSTSEEFNIAFADYEKSQTEFSALTQADFSNVSVAETVDGMSKIDQSQTQLNAWCRWLGAKRQANESQLGSLVVALEQKVVDPTNVVEAFKTAYAYWIAPKLIDDREALRAFSSLAHEEKIKTFRELDQKVAELSVDFIRARLSGNIHAPNDPSRPQGYKILSHEMNKQRAHKPVRQLISEMGNVITSLTPCMLMSPLSIAQFLPANAELFDLVVFDEASQITVWDAIGAIARGKNVIVVGDPKQMPPTSFFDRSAGDEEDGDEMVQDLESILDEALASGVKVHRLTGHYRSRHESLIAFSNHAYYGGDLITYPASDTRESAVTFVHVAGQYQRGKRTNEKEAKAVVAEIVRRLTDSELSQHSLGVVTMNTEQQRLVDDLLDQERKKNPTLEPFFDEENPKHLFVRNLETVQGDERDVILISIGFGPTIPEAKTMSMNFGALNRKGGERRLNVLITRAAEEKIIFASFDPSMIDLTRTSAQAVHDLKHYLEFAQRGPKALGEAIHEIGDLHDYDSDFERAVADGLRREGWTIHTQIGVSKFRIDLGVVHPDKPGVYLAGIECDGATYHSLPAARDRDRVRHVILENLGWKLLRLWSTDYFINPQGSIEALSKKLHDLIEEDAKQDQASEDQKTSKVEAEVIALKPELNAISEQEQIYNVEKSSSLEADETNSTLRPIGEAFEKKVASLDIVSGQETSLNPDRFYADDYRPVIRKFAANFIDDHGPITFKYLADAIAREHGFKRTARKIREVVTESIKGLRAMSHDPDGEIILWPNEAELKELIPFRGPVVMGINRHWIDLPYPEKLGLAAQMIRKYGVTEAPRKMGEQLNLKRLASSTMQDFEAVVSDVVQRVRDANNKNSL; from the coding sequence ATGGAAGAGACAGCAACAAACGAGCAATTTCCAGTCACAGTTAAAGCATCCATTCTGGAACAAGTTAATTTTGCCTCACAGCAAAATGACGTGGCCGTCATTAGTGAGTTAGTACTGCATAATAATACTGACGAGGTATTGGAAAATCTAACGTTAAAACTCGTTGCTGAACCTGACATAATACAAGAACATAGCTGGACTATAGATCGGCTTCATCCACAATCAGAACTACGTATCCATAAGCGATCCGTGCACTTGTCAGCAAGTATGCTCCAAAAACTCACTGAGAGGATGACCGCGAATGTATCTCTCAGGCTTTTTCAAGGTGACAAAAGGCTTGCCTCCTTTGAGCATAAGTTAACTGTGCTCGCTAGAAATGAGTGGGGAGGAGCGAATTACATGCCAGAATTACTGGCTGCGTTCATCACCCCTAATGATCCCTCAGTAGATATACTTCTGAAAGAAGCTAGTGAGGTATTACGCCGTGCAGGTGAACATCATGCAATTGAAGGGTATCAATCGAAATCTCGCAAACGTGTCTATACTATAGCCTCAGCCATTTGGAGTGCTGTTGCAGCAAAGCGCTTAACATATGCAGAGCCACCAGCGAGTTTCGAAAGGCTTGGGCAGAAACTTCGGTCACCCAGCCAAATCTGGGAAAGAGGTTTAGCGACTTGCCTGGATACTACTGTATTATTCGCTGCAGCGTTGGAACAAGCTGGTTTAAACCCTCTGATAGCTTTCACTAATGGCCATGCTTTTTGTGGCCTTTGGCTACAACCTCAAAGCCTACAAGCGCTCACAACAGATGATTGTGTGGAAATTCGCAAACATATTGCCGCGAAAGAACTCATACTTTTTGAGACCACATTATCAACTCATGAACCTCCTGCAACCTTTAGGCAGGCCGTTAGCCGTGGACATGACAAACTTGATGAGCAATTTGAAGAAGAATTTGTCTATGCTCTTGACCTCAAACAAGCAAGGCATAGAGGAATTAGTCCACTTCCTATACTAGATGGTATAGCGCAAACAATAACCAACACTTCTAACCCGGAACCAATAGCTTTTGGTCTAGATGCTGCACCAGATCTACCTGCTTTTGATTTTGGAATAGAGATAGAAAGTGGAGCCGAAGAAACTCCCGAAACAAGGCTAGACCGCTGGAGGCGAAAACTTCTTGATTTAACGAAACGTAATCGACTTTTAAACCTCAAGCCGACAAAAACTGCAATTAAGCTTATTTGTCCCAGCCCTGCCGTTTTGGAAGATCGCCTAGCAGAAGGTGACAAGATAACTGTAATCCCTCTTGAGAAAATCACCGGAGAACAGGGAGAGAGAGATCCCGAACTATTTCGAGAGAGGACTGGAGCAGATTATGAGCAAGAATTCGCTGCACGCGCTATGGAAAGAGGGCAAATTGTAGCCGACCTTGACGCAAAAGACCTCGAAAAAGGCATGATAGAGTTATACCGAAAGTCGCGAGCTGATATTCGTGAAGGAGGGGCAAATACGTTATTCCTAGCTATCGGGGTTTTGCGTTGGAAGCAATCTGATGATGAGCAAAGAAGTTACCGCGCACCGCTCTTATTGTTGCCAGTAAAGTTAGAGAGAAAAAGTGCACGGTCTCAGGTAAAAATCGTTTTGCACGATGATGAACCCGTCTTCAACATGACACTCCTAGAAATGCTGAGGCAGGATTTTGAAGTTTCAATCCCAATGCTGGAGGGAGACCTACCAACTGACGAATCTGGCATTGATGTCCCTCTAGTTTGGGAGATTGTTCGTCGCGCTGTAAAAGAAATACCTGGATTTGAGGTCCGTGAAGAAGTTGTATTGAGCACATTCTCTTTTGCAAAATATCTCATGTGGAAAGATTTATCAGATCGGACCGAAACTCTTAAAAAAAGCTCACTAGTCCGACACCTAATCGATAACCCACGAGATCCTTACGAAAGAGATGCCGACTTTATAGAGCCCAAGGATTTAGATTCTAAAATCGAGCCTAGAGACCTTTATATGCCATTACCTGCGGATAGCTCCCAGATTGTAGCGGTACATGCCTCCGGAAAAAATAACGACTTCATCCTAGAAGGCCCCCCAGGTACAGGTAAATCACAGACTATTTCTAATATCATTGCACACAATTTGGCTCTTGGGCGCAAAGTCCTCTTTGTGTCAGAGAAAATGGCTGCTCTTGAAGTAGTCTATAATCGCTTAAAACTACATGGCTTAGGAGATTTTTGTTTAGAGTTGCACTCAAACAAGACAAATAAAAAAGCTGTAATTGATCACCTTGGTCAGTCTTGGAAATCCCGACGCCTGTTAACAACAAACGAATGGGTCTCGGAAACGTCGCGATTAGGGGAATTACGCGATCATTTGAATTCTGTAGTGCAAGAAATTCATCGGCCTACAGCAAGTGGAATTAGCCCATTTAGCGCAATAGGACGTGTTGTTCGATATAGTGATATTCACAGATTACGGTTAGATTGGGACAATAGTCTCGCCTCCGACCCAATCAAAACACCAGAGGCGCTACAAGAGCTAGAAGCCATTACAGGTCAGTTGGCGCTTGCTTTTAGCGAAATTACCTCAATAGACGCTGATACTTTTCACCTTATCAATAACGATGGTTGGTCACATGCTTGGCAAGGTCAAGTAGTAAGTGCATCACATAAGTTAGGAAACGCTGCATCTAAACTTATAGATGCTACTCAAAATTTACAAAAAGCATTTGGGTTGCCTGATCGAAGCCCTACCGAAGCTGATTTAAATGGTCTAGTTAAGTTAACAGATTGCTTGAAGGGGGCTGCAAAGGCTGACTTATCATTAGCTTTTAATGTTAATATAGATGAAGAACTAGAAATTGCAGAGTCAGCATTGGCTCAACTTAATCAATATAGGGAAATCTCCCAAAGCCTTACCCATTTAGTTAATGATGATCTAGTGTTGGAAATCCCTGCCAAGGAGCTCTTCTCTCATTGGAGAAAAAGCAATACAGCGTTCTTTGGACTGCGGCACTGGCAACAATTTTCTATCCGACGTAATTTAAAAAAAGCTGCTGGTACATCAAAATTACACCCCGAACTTGATCTTCCAAAGCTCATTTCAATGCAGTCTTGCCGCCAAAAGACAGTGGAAATGGGAACAAGAATTTCGGACACTTTACCCTGGAAAGACTTGGCTACCGATACTAATACTCTAACAGATCGAATTGACTTAATTAAGAAACTAAGAGTTGCAGTTTCGGAAAACATCTTAGACTTAAATAGTGTTTCTCAAGTGAAGCATTCACTAAAAACCTTATTCGTGGACGGTAGAGAGCTGCTCCAACCAGGATTAATAATTCCCTCCACTTCAGAAGAATTTAATATAGCATTTGCAGATTATGAGAAGAGCCAAACTGAGTTTTCAGCACTGACCCAGGCCGACTTTTCAAACGTGTCAGTAGCTGAGACTGTAGACGGTATGTCTAAAATTGACCAATCGCAAACTCAGCTAAATGCATGGTGTCGATGGTTAGGAGCAAAACGACAAGCTAACGAAAGCCAACTTGGCTCTTTAGTGGTTGCTCTAGAACAAAAAGTCGTTGACCCCACCAATGTGGTAGAAGCATTTAAAACTGCATATGCATACTGGATAGCTCCTAAACTTATTGATGACAGAGAAGCTCTTAGGGCATTTTCTTCTCTTGCTCATGAAGAGAAAATAAAAACTTTCAGGGAACTCGATCAAAAAGTTGCTGAACTATCTGTTGACTTTATTCGAGCCCGATTAAGCGGGAACATACATGCCCCTAATGATCCTTCTCGTCCACAAGGATATAAAATACTATCCCATGAAATGAATAAGCAACGAGCTCACAAACCTGTAAGACAGCTTATTAGTGAGATGGGGAACGTAATCACTTCTCTCACTCCTTGCATGTTAATGAGCCCTTTATCAATTGCACAATTTTTACCAGCGAATGCGGAGCTATTTGACCTTGTTGTCTTCGATGAAGCCTCGCAAATTACAGTATGGGACGCTATCGGGGCTATTGCGCGCGGTAAAAATGTCATTGTGGTCGGCGATCCAAAACAAATGCCCCCAACTAGCTTCTTCGACCGCTCAGCCGGTGACGAAGAGGATGGGGATGAGATGGTACAAGACCTAGAAAGTATACTTGATGAGGCACTTGCATCTGGAGTTAAGGTTCACCGTTTAACTGGACATTATCGAAGCCGGCACGAAAGTCTAATAGCCTTCTCGAATCATGCTTACTATGGCGGTGACCTGATAACTTATCCTGCATCTGACACAAGAGAAAGTGCAGTAACTTTCGTACATGTTGCGGGCCAATATCAAAGAGGAAAACGTACGAATGAAAAAGAAGCGAAAGCAGTTGTTGCCGAGATAGTTAGACGATTGACTGACTCTGAGCTGTCCCAACATAGTCTTGGGGTAGTGACTATGAATACCGAACAACAACGACTTGTAGACGACTTGCTCGATCAAGAGCGAAAGAAAAACCCTACGCTGGAACCCTTTTTCGATGAAGAAAATCCAAAGCACTTATTTGTCCGCAACTTAGAAACCGTTCAAGGAGACGAACGTGATGTAATCCTCATAAGCATAGGCTTTGGGCCGACAATTCCTGAAGCCAAAACAATGTCAATGAACTTTGGTGCTCTAAACCGAAAGGGTGGTGAGCGTAGGCTTAATGTGCTAATTACCCGTGCTGCTGAAGAAAAAATTATATTCGCTAGCTTTGATCCATCAATGATTGATCTTACAAGAACATCCGCGCAAGCCGTTCATGACTTAAAACACTACCTTGAGTTTGCCCAAAGAGGTCCTAAGGCGCTAGGCGAAGCCATACATGAAATCGGCGACCTTCATGATTATGATTCTGACTTTGAACGAGCAGTTGCAGATGGCTTAAGGCGAGAGGGCTGGACTATTCATACCCAAATAGGCGTTTCCAAATTTCGTATCGATTTGGGCGTAGTACATCCAGACAAACCAGGTGTTTATTTAGCGGGGATTGAGTGTGATGGGGCTACCTATCACAGTCTCCCTGCGGCAAGAGACAGGGACCGTGTAAGGCACGTTATCCTTGAAAACTTAGGCTGGAAACTTCTTAGACTCTGGTCAACGGACTACTTTATTAATCCTCAAGGAAGTATTGAAGCTCTTTCAAAAAAGCTACATGATTTAATCGAAGAAGATGCAAAACAGGATCAAGCCTCAGAGGATCAAAAAACCTCTAAAGTAGAGGCTGAGGTTATTGCACTAAAACCTGAGTTAAATGCAATCAGCGAGCAGGAGCAAATTTATAACGTAGAGAAGTCATCTTCGCTAGAAGCTGATGAAACAAACTCTACTTTACGGCCTATAGGTGAAGCTTTTGAAAAAAAGGTCGCTAGTTTAGATATTGTATCAGGCCAAGAAACTTCTCTAAATCCAGATAGATTTTACGCTGACGACTATCGGCCCGTGATACGAAAGTTTGCAGCAAACTTTATTGATGATCATGGCCCAATAACTTTTAAATACTTAGCCGATGCTATTGCTCGCGAACATGGCTTCAAAAGAACCGCTAGGAAAATTCGGGAAGTGGTTACTGAATCGATAAAAGGACTTCGAGCAATGAGCCATGATCCTGATGGTGAAATTATTTTATGGCCTAATGAAGCTGAATTAAAAGAACTCATCCCTTTCCGTGGCCCTGTAGTTATGGGGATAAATCGGCATTGGATTGACCTACCATATCCTGAAAAATTAGGCTTAGCAGCTCAGATGATTAGGAAGTACGGTGTTACAGAAGCGCCTCGCAAAATGGGGGAACAGCTAAACCTGAAAAGGCTGGCTTCCTCTACGATGCAAGATTTTGAAGCGGTTGTGAGTGACGTCGTTCAACGAGTGCGTGACGCCAACAATAAAAATAGCCTGTGA
- a CDS encoding Fic family protein, with amino-acid sequence MASPSEKLVSSLEALKKLQDQGLGAIRSADLTRTHRERLLKHGFLQEVMKGWYIPARLDDAVGESTAWYASYWEFCATYLTSRFGSDWCLSPEQSLQLHAGNMQVPVQLLVRSSKARNKVTNLPHGTSLFDVKASLPSEQDIDVRNGLRLFSLPVALMSCSPSYYRQCPTELRTALVVVKDASALLRALLDGGHSTIAGRLAGAFRNIGRDRLADEILSIMRAADFDVREHDPFEEKLPSVGNLREENPLSVRIRLMWQRMRADIVGRFLAAKPKKDVQVYLADVDDIYATDAYHSLSIEGYRVNHDLIERVRSGDWNPDAEEVDRQQRDAMAARGYWQAFQKVRESVKKCLEGENPGRVADEDHGGWYRELFAPSVAVGLLKPSDLAGYRSTAVYIRRSMHVPPSSESVRGAMQTLFELLEAEEDPTVRIVLGHFIFVYIHPYTDGNGRTGRFLMNVMMAEGGYPWTIIPVERRSDYMSALEAASVEGNIVPFADFIASCIVE; translated from the coding sequence ATGGCAAGCCCTTCTGAGAAACTTGTTAGTTCGTTGGAGGCTTTGAAGAAACTGCAGGATCAGGGCCTGGGAGCAATTCGTTCTGCCGACCTGACACGCACACACCGGGAGCGTCTCTTGAAGCATGGTTTTCTTCAGGAGGTCATGAAGGGTTGGTACATTCCGGCGCGGTTAGATGATGCAGTTGGGGAAAGTACAGCGTGGTATGCGTCGTACTGGGAGTTTTGTGCTACGTATCTAACATCCAGATTTGGAAGTGACTGGTGTTTGTCACCAGAGCAATCCCTCCAGCTTCATGCCGGTAATATGCAGGTGCCAGTACAACTGTTGGTGCGTTCGTCTAAGGCCCGTAATAAAGTAACAAACCTCCCGCATGGAACATCCTTATTTGATGTGAAGGCTAGTCTGCCAAGTGAGCAAGACATTGATGTCAGAAATGGATTGCGGTTGTTTTCATTGCCGGTGGCGCTGATGTCTTGTTCTCCTTCCTACTACAGGCAATGTCCCACTGAGTTGCGTACAGCTCTTGTGGTGGTAAAAGATGCATCGGCTTTGCTGAGAGCGTTACTCGATGGGGGGCATAGCACGATCGCTGGAAGGCTAGCAGGTGCCTTTCGTAATATCGGACGTGACCGTCTTGCTGATGAGATACTATCCATAATGCGTGCTGCAGATTTTGACGTGCGGGAGCATGACCCCTTTGAAGAGAAGTTGCCCTCCGTGGGTAATTTAAGAGAAGAAAATCCACTTTCGGTGCGTATTAGATTGATGTGGCAAAGAATGCGGGCAGACATCGTTGGGCGGTTCCTTGCGGCTAAGCCCAAAAAGGATGTGCAGGTGTATCTTGCAGATGTTGATGATATATACGCCACTGATGCTTACCACTCGCTATCGATTGAAGGTTACCGAGTTAATCATGATCTCATTGAGCGTGTTCGGTCAGGAGACTGGAACCCAGACGCGGAGGAGGTGGATAGGCAGCAACGTGATGCTATGGCAGCCCGAGGTTATTGGCAGGCCTTCCAGAAGGTCAGGGAAAGTGTCAAGAAATGCCTTGAAGGTGAAAACCCGGGTCGGGTTGCAGATGAGGATCATGGTGGTTGGTACAGGGAGTTGTTTGCGCCAAGTGTTGCGGTAGGTCTTTTAAAGCCTTCAGACTTAGCGGGCTATCGCAGTACAGCTGTTTATATTCGCCGGTCTATGCATGTACCTCCTTCGTCAGAGTCTGTTCGCGGTGCGATGCAAACGCTTTTTGAGCTTCTGGAGGCTGAAGAGGACCCTACTGTTCGTATCGTCCTCGGCCATTTCATATTTGTTTATATTCACCCGTATACTGATGGGAATGGTCGCACTGGCCGTTTTCTCATGAATGTTATGATGGCTGAAGGCGGGTACCCGTGGACTATTATCCCTGTGGAACGCCGTAGCGACTATATGAGTGCTCTTGAAGCCGCGAGCGTCGAGGGAAACATAGTGCCATTTGCAGACTTCATCGCGAGTTGTATTGTTGAGTGA
- a CDS encoding enoyl-CoA hydratase-related protein has protein sequence MNASRKGQAIVLQLSNGSANVLGIENGMVAALRQGLKQAMADPSCKAVILTGSDGVFCGGADLKELHLVGAMRDFLNSVEMSKKPVVMAVNGMALGGGVELIMAGHYRIANAGARFALPEVTMGLLPGVGGTQRLPRLVGAERALDMMLLGKTIVAKEALSCALIDIVVDGCAVEAALELIDADELAVRRTSDLPVPPDKIMAVKTRRSIMKPVLNKAPQHILDCVEGMSADFASGLKREAEFFEKLADSEVSKGLRYAFFGERTVVRVSALPCEVKPRSATSVGVVGSIALHEHFMAALQKASLDVTVVESCNGDLAAFAQVDLVIDLVPGSLKDKKQLLNRLEAVVSRDAMLALNVSGHDLDVLSTGAHEATRLIGFKAPDDQAAHLIEVAPCRATASGVLATIMALSKKIRKIAVVTGAYGAFIGDRIFAAYRRTVLSLLQVGALPRQIDAALEDWGMAAGPVRGIGIDRPNTPTKGQQIEDAEIIQMCLTAMIEEGIRMIEEGIACRPVDIDVVAIHRLGFPRERGGPMFQADFLRLK, from the coding sequence GTGAACGCGTCCCGTAAAGGGCAAGCTATTGTTTTGCAATTATCTAATGGTTCAGCAAACGTGCTGGGCATAGAGAACGGCATGGTCGCTGCTTTAAGGCAGGGCTTGAAGCAGGCTATGGCAGATCCTTCTTGCAAGGCTGTTATTCTAACAGGCTCAGATGGGGTATTCTGCGGCGGTGCAGACCTCAAGGAACTACACCTTGTTGGTGCTATGCGAGATTTTCTGAATAGTGTTGAAATGTCAAAAAAGCCTGTTGTTATGGCCGTCAACGGCATGGCCCTTGGGGGCGGTGTTGAGCTGATAATGGCAGGTCATTACCGTATAGCTAATGCTGGTGCGCGTTTTGCTCTGCCTGAAGTAACTATGGGGCTACTACCAGGCGTGGGCGGGACGCAGCGTTTGCCGCGGTTGGTTGGGGCAGAGCGAGCCCTTGATATGATGCTGTTAGGTAAGACCATTGTTGCTAAAGAGGCTCTTTCTTGCGCTCTTATTGATATTGTTGTGGATGGCTGTGCTGTAGAAGCTGCCCTTGAATTGATTGATGCCGATGAACTGGCTGTGCGCAGAACAAGTGATTTGCCCGTTCCGCCGGATAAGATAATGGCAGTCAAAACCCGGCGCTCAATAATGAAACCAGTATTGAATAAGGCACCGCAACATATTCTAGACTGCGTAGAAGGGATGTCAGCCGATTTTGCTTCAGGTTTAAAGCGAGAGGCGGAGTTTTTTGAAAAGCTTGCAGACTCTGAAGTTTCAAAGGGTCTGCGCTATGCCTTTTTTGGGGAACGCACTGTTGTCCGGGTGTCGGCCTTGCCGTGTGAGGTTAAACCAAGATCCGCTACTTCAGTGGGAGTTGTTGGGTCTATCGCTTTACATGAGCACTTCATGGCAGCGTTACAGAAAGCTAGTCTGGATGTTACTGTGGTTGAGAGCTGTAATGGTGATCTCGCGGCCTTTGCCCAGGTTGACCTGGTAATAGATTTGGTGCCGGGGAGTTTGAAAGATAAAAAACAGCTTTTAAACCGTCTCGAGGCTGTTGTTTCAAGGGATGCTATGCTTGCGCTTAATGTCTCAGGGCACGATTTAGATGTGCTTTCTACAGGGGCACATGAAGCCACACGTTTGATTGGTTTTAAGGCACCTGATGACCAAGCAGCGCATTTGATTGAGGTCGCTCCTTGCCGCGCAACAGCATCTGGTGTGCTGGCAACTATAATGGCGCTGAGTAAGAAAATACGAAAAATAGCGGTTGTTACAGGCGCGTACGGTGCGTTCATCGGTGACCGGATTTTTGCAGCTTACAGACGTACGGTTCTTTCGTTACTTCAGGTTGGTGCGCTGCCACGTCAGATTGATGCTGCCCTAGAAGACTGGGGGATGGCGGCCGGGCCTGTTCGGGGTATAGGTATAGATAGGCCGAATACGCCGACCAAGGGTCAGCAGATAGAGGATGCAGAGATTATTCAAATGTGCCTGACAGCCATGATTGAAGAGGGCATCAGAATGATTGAAGAGGGTATTGCTTGCAGGCCCGTTGATATTGATGTGGTTGCTATACACAGGCTTGGGTTCCCGCGTGAAAGGGGGGGGCCTATGTTTCAGGCTGATTTCCTGAGGCTTAAATAA